GAACTCGGGGACACGGCGCGGGCGCGGCAGCTGCTCCGTGAGAGTCTCGACCTGCGGCGTGCCATTGGCGATGAGCGCGGCATCATCGCGTCGCAGACAGCCCTCGGCCTGAACGCAGTCACGAGCGGCGAATTTGAGGCCGCCCAACCGCTCCTGTCCGAGGCGCTGACGCGCTCGGTGCGGCTCGGCCACCGCCGCAACATTGCCGAGTGCCTGGAGGACTATGCCGCCTACGCCGCGCGGGTCGGAAGCGCGGCGCAGGCTGTGCGGTGGTGTGCCGCCGCGCAGCACCTGCGGGGCATGATCGGGGCACCGGCCGCCCCGCTCGACGAGCGGCAGGTTGACGCCACCCTGCGCCACGCGAGGATGAGCCTCAGTGCCGCCGCCTACGACCGCGAGCGGCGGGCCGGAACGCTGCTCGGCCTGGACGCTGCCGTCCAGGAGGCGCAGGCGCTCCGCGCGATCAGCACCACTGGAGAGCCTCCGGGCAACGCCGCGTTCAGGCTTTCCCCCCGTGAACTCCAGATGCTGCACTTTCTCGCCCAGGGGCGCAGCAACCGGGAGATCGCCCAGACGCTCGGGCTGAGTGAGAAGACCGTGGCACGGCACGTCGAGAACGTCTTCGGCAAACTGGACGTCCACTCCCGGGCCTCCGCCGTGGCGATCGCCATCCGCGAAGGTCTGGCCTGAGCGGGACGCATGGCATGGGTCATTCACCCGATGCGCCGCGCGCTCCACCCCCGGCACACTGAAAGGGGAGGAACCGAGGGTGAGGGAGGGGCATGACATGAGCGAGGCTGCCGAACCGACACGCAGAGCCCGGGGACATCCCATCGAGGCCAGCACCTGGTGGGGGGCGCGCGGCGCCTGGCCTGAGGTGTCCACCGCCCAGGTGCACACGCTGCTCGCCGAGGGCTCTGCCCTGGTGCTCGATGCACGGCCCCAGCTGGAATGGGCGATCAGCCATCTTCCGGATGCCATAACCGTCGGGCCGAAGCCGGGCGTGGCCATGAGCGACTACGTCGGTGATGTGCGGGGCATCGCGCGGCTGGCCCATGGAGACTGGTCGGTGCCGCTGCTGATCTACTGCAACGGCCCCTACTGCCGCAAAACCACCCGCCTCGCCGCCGAGCTTGAGAACGCAGGTTTCACGGATATCCGCTGCTATCACCTGGGTGCGCCCGTCTGGCGGGCGCTGGGGGGTCTGATGGTCACCGAGAGAGAAGGGGCGGTCTACATCTTCCAGCAGGATCAAAGTGCGTGCTGGGTGGATGCCAGAAGTCGCGCTGGCGGCCTGCCCGCCCATGTGCCGTGCGCCGTGCGCCTCCCTCCAGGCAGCGTGACCGCCGCCAAGAATGACGGCCGGCTGCCCATGCAGGATCACAACACCCGAATGGTCGTCTTCGGCGACACCATCCATGAGGCCAGGAGCGTCGCGCAGGAACTCATCTCGCACGCCTTTCACAACGTCACGTACTTCAACGGCCCGGCCCGACTCCTGTCCACGACCCTTCAGGCGGCGGGCCCGGGGAGGCGTCACCACATCCAGACCCACCGTCGTCGATCGGCCGAAGTCACGTCCTCACCGTCCGGTGAGACATCAAGAGAAAATACAAGTTCCGCAAAGCTGTTCGCCCTCGGTATCCTGGTTCTGCTGACCCCCGCGTCGGCCCACAGGGCCTGCCTCTCGGCCGCGTCTTCCCCAATGCCCGACTTCGCGGCGTTCACGGTTCAGGCGTGGTCATCTCCCCTGGCGGCGGCCAGCCGGCATGACCACGCGGCGACGTCGTTCTCCTCCCCCAAAAGACCTTCCCTGCTCCTTCGCGCGGTCTACGGCGTGCGCCTCACACCCCAGATCCCAGGACTCCAGCCGGTGTCCCAGCACTTCGCCTGGGGGCCCTTGGATCAGGCAGGGGGGCAGAGCGCAGGAGTTTCCCAGGCACTGAACACGGTGGAGCACCTGCGAGAGGAGCGCCAGCCAGAACGTCCGGCTGTCCTCTCCGCTGGTGACTCCCCGGCAGTGGATGATGCCGGAATTCAACACTTCCCTTCTCTTCCTTGAAGAGGGAGTTTTGACGGGTAGTCAATGCATACCGTTCAGCTATCGCTGAATCAGCCCAGCGCACCGTACCTCTCTGTCCCCGATCTGCGGTTGTCAAGCCCTATTCTGGGTAATTTGGCCTCACCTGGAGGACGGACGCG
The sequence above is drawn from the Deinococcus koreensis genome and encodes:
- a CDS encoding rhodanese-like domain-containing protein, with the protein product MHTLLAEGSALVLDARPQLEWAISHLPDAITVGPKPGVAMSDYVGDVRGIARLAHGDWSVPLLIYCNGPYCRKTTRLAAELENAGFTDIRCYHLGAPVWRALGGLMVTEREGAVYIFQQDQSACWVDARSRAGGLPAHVPCAVRLPPGSVTAAKNDGRLPMQDHNTRMVVFGDTIHEARSVAQELISHAFHNVTYFNGPARLLSTTLQAAGPGRRHHIQTHRRRSAEVTSSPSGETSRENTSSAKLFALGILVLLTPASAHRACLSAASSPMPDFAAFTVQAWSSPLAAASRHDHAATSFSSPKRPSLLLRAVYGVRLTPQIPGLQPVSQHFAWGPLDQAGGQSAGVSQALNTVEHLREERQPERPAVLSAGDSPAVDDAGIQHFPSLP